The Humulus lupulus chromosome 3, drHumLupu1.1, whole genome shotgun sequence genome window below encodes:
- the LOC133823096 gene encoding uncharacterized protein LOC133823096, which produces MSSFSPSFRVLAPLWRQSNVRFLLFMHSNRNNGIFIPRVLASSTSTSTNTNDDSGSTPKQTQLGYDPSELFGLEANLKSRNGDFDSDKQRSWFGPNGQYIRELPCPTCRGRGYTPCIECGIERSRPNCSKCKGKGIMTCHQCLGECVTWEESIDERPWEKARSISPLKVEDDEVDNLDIKLVMTRKSKRVYQSPPPEVGLKISRSLKSLNAKTGLFSKRMKIIHRDPRLHAQRVAAIKKAKGTADARKHASEALKAFFSDPENRRKRSIAMKGVKFFCKNCGREGHRRHYCPELKGLIGRQFKCRMCGKKGHNRRTCPKTRLHSHKRRVRKHFCCSICHGRGHNRRTCPKVIGAESSNSGVTKCSLIFESRKYKCRLCQQEGHNIRTCPGRNVNDSEFQEGTR; this is translated from the exons ATGTCGTCGTTCAGTCCGTCGTTTCGAGTACTGGCACCCCTTTGGAGGCAAAGCAACGTTCGTTTCCTGCTTTTTATGCACTCCAATAGAAACAATGGCATTTTCATTCCCCGAGTACTCGCCtcctccacctccacctccacTAACACCAACGACGACTCTGGTTCCACTCCAAAACAAACCCAG CTCGGTTATGATCCTTCAGAGTTATTCGGCCTCGAGGCCAATCTCAAGTCAAG GAATGGCGATTTTGACAGTGACAAACAAAGGTCCTGGTTTGGTCCAAATGGTCAGTATATTAGAGAATTGCCTTGCCCAACTTGCCGGGGTAGGGGATATACTCCATGTATAGAGTGCGGTATTGAAAGGTCTAGACCAAACTGTTCAAAATGTAAGGGAAAG GGTATAATGACTTGTCACCAGTGCTTGGGAGAATGCGTCACATGGGAAGAGTCAATTGACGAGCGGCCATGGGAGAAAGCACGCTCCAT TTCTCCTCTCAAAGTGGAGGATGATGAAGTTGATAACTTAGACATCAAGCTGGTCATGACAAGAAAATCAAAACGTGTGTATCAATCACCCCCTCCTGAAGTTGGACTAAAGATCAGTAGATCTTTAAAA AGTCTCAATGCCAAGACTGGTCTTTTTAGTAAAAGAATGAAGATTATCCATCGTGATCCAAGGCTTCATGCGCAAAGAGTGGCTGCAATAAAG AAAGCCAAAGGAACTGCTGATGCTAGAAAGCATGCTTCCGAAGCTTTAAAAGCTTTCTTTAGTGACCCAGAAAACCGTCGCAAGAGGAGCATTGCCATGAAAG GAGTGAAGTTCTTCTGCAAAAACTGTGGACGTGAGGGGCACAGAAGACACTACTGTCCAGAACTAAAGGGCTTAATAGGTAGACAGTTCAAATGCCGTATGTGCGGAAAAAAGGGACATAACAGGAGAACTTGTCCAAAGACCAGGTTGCATAGTCACAAAAGAAGAGTTAGGAAACACTTTTGCTGCAGCATATGCCATGGAAGGGGCCATAACCGTAGGACTTGCCCAAAAGTTATTGGCGCAGAGTCGAGTAATTCTGGTGTAACAAAATGCTCTTTGATTTTTGAAAGCAGAAAATACAAGTGTCGGTTGTGCCAACAAGAAGGACACAACATTAGGACATGCCCTGGAAGAAATGTAAATGATTCTGAGTTCCAAGAAGGAACCAGATGA